The Mangifera indica cultivar Alphonso unplaced genomic scaffold, CATAS_Mindica_2.1 Un_0051, whole genome shotgun sequence nucleotide sequence GGACTAGTTTAATGACATTTTAATCATCTAATTAGCGCTCCAAACTGGATCTTAGTAAAAGTATGCATTATCCTGCTCTTTCTGAGCTCATAACTGGGCTTTTCACAGGGGATTTCTGTTATATGATTTTACTACAACCACGGCATGAATGGGCGTAGCATCCTCCTGACAATCTATCTCCTGCATAATTTCTGTCCACGGGGTGTTTCTTAATTTTAGGGATTTGAATTCTATTGTTAAGATTTTCTAATTTGATTAcggattaatttgatttattttgattataatagaattattatattttcttttattgtttatttcttttattataatttcaaattaactaAGCAATACAAATGCTAATTGACCATAATGtctttgaataatattttgtattcattttttgtacataaatatgcatacatatagatttgatattatatgattaggtattattttattattaatttataatcatttaattacacAATATTATAtctatgtgtgtatatatttgtgtattaaaagtgtatatatataattttattgaatgtgttttagttatttttcaatcaagtaataaaaatataattcaaaggtTTTAGCCAATTTGGAAGTTGACCTCCTCAAAATGTTCAATTCCTTCTTCAATTCTAATTCTCTTTTAAATTTCCccaattttctttgataaaatCTTGGGGATCTATCAGTTCAGTTTACTGACATTACCATCTTTCAACAGTACCCAGCGGTTCTACGCTGGAGCATCTTCCACCCTTTGGTGGCATGTTGAAGTAAATAAGGTGAAGAAAAGTTACACTGAAGCCACACGGCTACATCACAGTGACAAATAAAAGTCACAAGTCAACCACATGAGGTATAAGTTGCCCTTTTATTACTGGGTAGTCCTTTGTGTATgcatattttctctcttcataaATGAACTGTGCTGCAAAGAGTCCCTCATATCCATGGCCTGGCAAGTATTACAACAGTAAAAACATCTACTTCTGGtacaacatataattttttaattttccggGTCCTAGAAATCTTTTTCCTAATAGCAATAATAGCAGGAAGGATATGGAAAAAGGAGCATCCAGGGCAAAAGGGTTTTAGATTTTTGtgacattttttcttattcCATGGCTGGGAATATAcgttatcaaataaataatattatatgtatttatttttaatatataatttaagtatataaattatatattattatatgattatcattaatttatctttaatttaaaataatttaaccacaaaatatcatattatctatatatttaaataaaaacagaaatacaGGGAAAAAAAAGTACTCCACTTTATTCACAATTGGAAATTCAAGATCAACTACAGAAGAAGCCGACGATCATCATCTTATTCACCTTCAACTTCCTTAATCAAACCCCAGGATCAAGTCATTACCGAAGCTCCTGATCACATGTGGCACCTTCTCAAACTTGCCCGCcattttattttcatacttATCCGTCTTCTCCGGTGCTGCTGCAGCTGCCGTAGGCAATATAACAGCTTCACGTTGTGCATTGGTGAACTGTTTAATCCGATCCTCGCTCACGCCGAAAGATGCCGCAAGCTCAGGGTTGGGCAGCGTCCGAAGAAGTGAGCTTGCACCTACGAGGAATTGTGGCCTGTTCTTCCGGGCTGAGGTTGTGAATCCAAAGAACTCAAACGGCCCTGTTAATGCTATCTGACAGAATGCAAAGTACCTAGGCACCCAAAACACATCGCCTTCTTTCACTTTTGCGTCCAAAGCTGAGCTTCCGTTTGGATACACTATTTGAATTCTTCCCATTCCTCTAAGTACAACCCCATATTCAGTAGCAGTTGGATTCACATGTGGTGCCATCATCGATCCCTGCAATAGAAAGAATCAATTAAACTGTAATATTCATTACCATGCTACCTGAATTTCTCAATAATGAGAGAAACTGATTACCGCTGTGAGATTAACAAGATAAACGCCGATGCCAGAATGTTTAAGGGGTTTATAATCAGATTCATCCAGAGCAATACTCCATCCATAGTTGTTCTTGAAATGGGGGCGTCTGTTATAGATGTTGTATGCGCCTTTATGTCCATTAGTTGCTCTGGTTTCCTTCCTATCTTCGGCTCTGAATACCGAGTTCAAGAGTTTCCTCCACGACCATGTTTTTGGGTCTTCTTGTTGTGGCTCTTGCTGTGACTCTGCCAATCTCTTTAGGTGATGTAGTCTCTCTTGCTCTTTCAGTTGCAAGAATTTTGACCACATGCTTGGTGCATGAGAATCGGATATGTACACGATTGGACCCTCTTGTTGCCGGTTTAATATATCCTCCACTTCGTCGGCGGTGACCTGTGATGAAATTCGGCACATTTAATCTCATTTAAGAATAGAAGTTACCCCAAATAAGTGAAATAGTTGCTACgaaaaaaatttattggctTACATTAAAAGCATTTGAAAGTGTTTCATGGCCGAATCCAGCTAGAATTGATGTGGGATTTGATCCTCCACCAATGAAGAAAGACTGCAGATCAAACAAAATGTATCAGAGAGATTATAGTGTTATGTGATTAATGAGcttattttaagtaattttttgtACCTGGAAAGCTCTCAATCCTAAGCTCTCAGATGGGTCAATGCTGCAAATGATATGAAGCTTCTGTCCTTCCTCTGTGTTCATCAAATAGAATGCTGAACCGGCCCGAATCCGGTACAGGTCACCAACCTTCAAGGTCTTTTCCACCAGCTCGTCTTTGTGGACCCATCCAATTCTGGCTTCTCCTGCAACAAgtttcacatatatataaatttctcaTCAGAAGCCTTTACTTTGTACATTTGGCCAACCATTTCTTGGCTGAAAAGGAAGGTATATAAAGAATGTATACCTCTGCGAACGAAAAGGATCAAACTGGAGTCAATATACTGAGGAATGAAGAGACTCTTAGGCTCCATAGAAATGAACCCAATGTGCATCGGCCTGTCCACAATCCTTCCTCCAATACTTCTTACCACACGCACATCTCCTGCCTCAGTCTTCACCACTTGCTTGGCGTCTTGCAACAAGAAACTTTCCTCTCCACGACCTAatctttcatcttcatcttcatcaccaCCCCTCTCCTCTCTCTCCCATTCCCTTTCTAGTTTCCAgtcttcatcttcgtctctatATCCTATTGTCAGGGTCAGTCCATAACTGAAAACCAGCACCAGCAGCAAAAGAGTGAGCAGATTTCTCATTGCTTAACagttaaattttgatgaaattgcgTTTAGTGCAGTGGGAATGTAAAGGTGGTAGGTGTTTATAAAGAAGGGAGGAGAAGAGTTGAAAGTGACAAGTGTGTTTCATGCAGATACACAGTTGAGTATCTGGTGAGAAATATGCGATCAGTGTGTGACAAAGTCTTGCTACAAGATCcatcattttctcttcctttgaaTTATCCTACAGTTTTAGTCATTGCCTTCATAATCTGTTTAAGTCCTAAAATAAGTAggaattgattaaaaaattaataatgaattttattaagagaaattaattaatttaatatcctGTACCTGAAAAGGACCAAAATATTTAGTCTGCAATTTTTGGTTTCCATGGTGCCTGGTTGCAGCTTAACATAAGCCCAGTCACTAATTTGAAACCGCCTATCAGACCATTTTCGATCTGCCAATGCCTTCATTCTATGTTGCCAAAATTCAGGGCTGTCGATGAAGACGTTGAAGTTGGTCTTAAATTTGCATGGGAGGAATAATCTTGATCATCAATTCGGTTTGCTTGAAGGGTTAAGTGGAAGAAGTGATCCTCAATTGCAAAGGAACAAAGTGTTTGATGTTGCAgcatttttttctgtttgtttccTGGAATTCTTTATGATCCAAGTAATAACGGGTAGAATATTTTAATGTCATGAAAGCAAGTGCAAAATCTTGCCTTCTAAAAATTGATGCGAATTAAAAAAAAGGCGGAAGTCCAGTGGTGTTTTTCAACAAtcaaagattattaataaaga carries:
- the LOC123206849 gene encoding vicilin-like seed storage protein At2g28490, giving the protein MRNLLTLLLLVLVFSYGLTLTIGYRDEDEDWKLEREWEREERGGDEDEDERLGRGEESFLLQDAKQVVKTEAGDVRVVRSIGGRIVDRPMHIGFISMEPKSLFIPQYIDSSLILFVRRGEARIGWVHKDELVEKTLKVGDLYRIRAGSAFYLMNTEEGQKLHIICSIDPSESLGLRAFQSFFIGGGSNPTSILAGFGHETLSNAFNVTADEVEDILNRQQEGPIVYISDSHAPSMWSKFLQLKEQERLHHLKRLAESQQEPQQEDPKTWSWRKLLNSVFRAEDRKETRATNGHKGAYNIYNRRPHFKNNYGWSIALDESDYKPLKHSGIGVYLVNLTAGSMMAPHVNPTATEYGVVLRGMGRIQIVYPNGSSALDAKVKEGDVFWVPRYFAFCQIALTGPFEFFGFTTSARKNRPQFLVGASSLLRTLPNPELAASFGVSEDRIKQFTNAQREAVILPTAAAAAPEKTDKYENKMAGKFEKVPHVIRSFGNDLILGFD